The following coding sequences are from one Coleofasciculus chthonoplastes PCC 7420 window:
- a CDS encoding asparagine synthetase B family protein — MSNPYQFIGYWGINLPDQLDARLTKLLVVATGLETSTKSKKFINKLSEKYALNGQVGYIGSNPPSSFANKDGIIAALSASGFNDSADAWVKVENNHLILGREPFGRVPLYWTKQGKVIWFASKLQLLLPLLKTPEVSSHGLYGYSCFSYVPIPLTPVANIFSVAAGTLENWQISSQHDFTHTTQRYYQWQSASVLIHDEDEAISQLQIRLKNAVHRQLENLPREPVGVFLSGGLDSSTIAALLVQAGVKVKAYSLDFGLAGVSELPYAEQVADYLNIPLVKVDATPRRIKQAIQATATALDLPFGDGVTVPLYLLCQAASQETKVIFNGEGGDQLFAGWTNKPIIAAGVYNQEHPGGNTEFTQQYLRTFHRLWGYEERVFQNQIKQALSVQPEQWLAEALDAKFTTTLLDRLRRATLMLKGAQNIHPRATNLAFSHGLWVRSPFCDIPLSEWTFQIPGEFYLRGACEKYILKRAVESWLPPEVVWREKRGMGVPLTAWCFNELWSEVGYWLNSGILAAEGRWQPQLPLQLIKGEFSAYLRGRRIGEILWLLLMWQVWRRRVLNETVSGYSGLHPFWLPSRFWRWYWKLQDE, encoded by the coding sequence GTGAGTAATCCATATCAATTTATCGGCTATTGGGGTATAAATTTACCCGATCAACTCGATGCGAGGTTAACCAAACTTCTCGTCGTCGCGACAGGTTTGGAAACATCAACGAAATCAAAAAAGTTCATCAATAAACTGTCTGAAAAATATGCTTTAAATGGGCAGGTTGGTTATATTGGCAGTAATCCTCCTTCTTCCTTCGCTAATAAAGACGGTATCATCGCCGCGTTATCCGCCTCTGGTTTTAACGACTCAGCCGATGCTTGGGTTAAGGTAGAAAATAATCACCTAATTTTAGGACGCGAACCCTTTGGACGTGTCCCTCTCTATTGGACAAAACAGGGAAAGGTTATCTGGTTTGCGTCTAAATTGCAGCTATTATTACCGCTGCTTAAAACACCAGAGGTGAGTAGTCATGGATTATATGGCTATAGCTGTTTTTCTTATGTTCCCATACCATTGACCCCAGTAGCCAATATATTTTCTGTAGCGGCTGGAACGCTGGAAAATTGGCAAATTTCATCTCAACATGACTTCACTCATACCACCCAGCGTTATTATCAATGGCAATCCGCCTCTGTGTTAATTCATGATGAAGATGAAGCCATCTCCCAACTGCAAATCCGGTTAAAAAATGCCGTTCATCGACAACTGGAAAACTTACCCCGTGAACCTGTTGGCGTTTTTCTGTCTGGCGGGTTAGATTCATCTACAATAGCGGCATTATTAGTGCAAGCGGGAGTCAAGGTTAAAGCCTACAGTTTAGATTTTGGGTTAGCGGGTGTCTCGGAATTGCCCTATGCGGAACAGGTTGCTGACTATCTGAATATTCCCCTGGTTAAAGTTGATGCGACACCTCGCCGGATTAAGCAAGCGATTCAAGCGACAGCCACGGCGTTAGATTTACCCTTTGGTGATGGGGTAACGGTTCCCTTATATCTGTTGTGTCAAGCCGCCAGTCAAGAGACAAAAGTGATTTTTAATGGGGAAGGCGGCGACCAACTTTTTGCTGGATGGACGAATAAACCAATTATTGCGGCTGGTGTTTATAATCAAGAACATCCCGGTGGAAATACAGAGTTTACCCAACAGTATTTGCGAACCTTTCACCGTCTCTGGGGATATGAGGAGCGAGTATTTCAGAATCAGATAAAACAGGCGTTATCAGTGCAACCGGAACAATGGTTAGCAGAAGCTTTAGACGCTAAGTTTACCACGACTCTTTTAGATCGATTGCGTCGGGCGACGTTAATGTTAAAAGGCGCCCAAAATATCCACCCACGGGCGACTAACTTAGCATTCTCTCATGGATTGTGGGTGCGATCGCCCTTTTGTGACATTCCGTTATCTGAGTGGACATTTCAGATACCGGGGGAGTTCTACCTGCGGGGCGCTTGTGAAAAATATATCCTCAAACGTGCGGTGGAATCTTGGTTACCGCCAGAGGTGGTGTGGCGGGAAAAACGGGGGATGGGGGTGCCATTAACCGCGTGGTGTTTCAATGAGTTATGGTCTGAGGTAGGATATTGGTTAAATTCGGGTATTTTAGCAGCGGAAGGACGATGGCAACCGCAATTACCCCTGCAACTGATTAAAGGGGAATTTAGCGCCTATTTGCGAGGGCGACGAATTGGGGAAATTCTCTGGTTATTGTTGATGTGGCAAGTTTGGCGCAGAAGGGTGTTAAATGAAACGGTATCTGGGTATTCTGGGTTACATCCCTTTTGGTTACCGTCTCGGTTTTGGCGATGGTATTGGAAATTACAGGATGAATGA
- a CDS encoding HepT-like ribonuclease domain-containing protein has product MNRDREVLLDLIRASRLILEFCETLDYQTFAQDLKTQSSVLYQIIIIGEAVNRLSPAFTQAHPEIPINAIRGMRNRVVHEYKEVDLKILWEVIQTNIPQLLQQMQTSITEMTE; this is encoded by the coding sequence ATGAACAGAGATAGAGAGGTTTTGCTGGACTTGATTCGAGCCAGCCGCTTAATTTTGGAATTCTGCGAAACCTTAGATTATCAAACCTTTGCCCAAGACCTAAAAACTCAATCATCTGTCCTCTATCAAATTATCATTATTGGCGAAGCGGTGAACCGTCTATCTCCAGCATTCACTCAGGCTCATCCAGAAATTCCGATTAATGCCATTCGAGGAATGCGTAACCGAGTTGTCCATGAGTACAAAGAAGTTGATCTTAAAATTCTGTGGGAAGTCATTCAAACCAACATTCCCCAACTCCTCCAACAAATGCAAACCAGCATCACCGAAATGACAGAGTAG
- a CDS encoding nucleotidyltransferase family protein — translation MNYLGSSTLTAQIPIAHGLMISGESLKKICQHWQIVELSLFGSILREDFNVDSDIDVLVEFAAAARITFFDLDVIEQQLSQLFNRPVDVVTKPAIQQSHNPIRRQNILANSKVIYEQR, via the coding sequence ATGAATTATTTAGGATCATCAACCCTAACTGCTCAAATTCCTATTGCCCATGGTCTAATGATTTCCGGTGAATCCCTAAAAAAAATATGTCAACACTGGCAGATTGTAGAGCTTTCTCTCTTTGGCTCAATTTTGAGGGAAGACTTTAATGTCGATAGCGACATTGATGTATTAGTGGAATTTGCCGCAGCAGCTAGAATTACATTTTTTGACCTCGATGTTATTGAGCAACAACTGAGCCAACTGTTTAACCGCCCCGTTGATGTCGTCACCAAGCCCGCCATTCAACAAAGTCATAACCCAATACGTCGCCAGAATATTTTGGCAAACTCGAAAGTGATTTATGAACAGAGATAG
- a CDS encoding pentapeptide repeat-containing protein, which yields MKASEVLKRYAAGRRDFSGENLRGQSFKGKNLSGADFSEADIRGANFTKAKLTGANFSGAKAGLQKRWVAALVISSWILAGLSGIFTGFAGGFVAYIFDSSSTANVIAGWVSLITLAVFFFIILRKGLIAGAGTAAGAVGGVGAFAGTGAITVALAVAVAGAGAVVGAFAGALAVAVVGAVTVALAVTVTVVIAVVGAVTVALAVAVAGAGGEAVAGTFAFTIAVAATLFSAYIGWRAIRGDERDAWIRGVAIAFAATGGTNFRRADLTDANFTSATLKSTDLRQTTLTRTCFHQTQKLDRVRPGMTYIKDTQVRQLLITRQGQAQNFDRKNLRGVNLQGANLADASFIGADLSEANLQDTDLSRAKLVQTQLDYTDLTGATLTGACIEDWGITPETQLNGIKCDYVFMRLEDKLDPNPHRKPDDWNKNFEDGEFADFIAPMVQTLDLYHNQVDDPRLIAIAFQQLTETHPDAELDIVSIEKRGKHRDKVLIRAETSPQANRSELHHDYFTTYNDLQALSPAALQQLLAEKDGQVKRLTGLVEAAIKRPGIYAQTYYSQGDTMSESKGNISITSGDGSKISGLAGAGESITGSAIGEISGTVSVAINELPESPEPDKPGIKELLAQLQAAIEAESNLDEDDKAEALEQVKLLADAGKNPQEKGNQKMAKRATTMLKGIIVGLPTAATLFEAWNKLQPLITKLFGL from the coding sequence ATGAAAGCCAGTGAAGTTTTGAAGCGATACGCTGCTGGAAGACGCGATTTCAGTGGCGAAAACTTGAGAGGTCAATCGTTTAAAGGAAAAAACCTCTCTGGGGCAGATTTTAGTGAGGCGGATATCCGAGGGGCAAATTTTACTAAGGCTAAGTTGACGGGGGCGAACTTTAGCGGCGCTAAGGCTGGACTACAAAAGCGTTGGGTAGCAGCTTTGGTTATTAGTTCATGGATACTTGCAGGACTATCAGGAATTTTTACAGGATTCGCTGGTGGTTTTGTCGCATACATTTTTGATAGCAGCAGTACCGCAAACGTTATTGCTGGCTGGGTGAGTTTGATAACGCTGGCAGTCTTCTTTTTCATCATACTCCGCAAAGGTTTAATCGCAGGAGCAGGAACGGCAGCAGGAGCTGTCGGTGGAGTGGGAGCTTTCGCAGGAACTGGAGCCATCACTGTCGCTTTGGCTGTCGCTGTCGCCGGAGCTGGAGCTGTCGTTGGAGCTTTCGCAGGAGCTTTGGCCGTCGCTGTCGTTGGAGCCGTCACTGTCGCTTTGGCTGTCACTGTTACTGTCGTTATCGCTGTCGTTGGAGCCGTCACTGTCGCTTTGGCTGTCGCTGTCGCCGGAGCTGGAGGTGAAGCTGTCGCAGGAACTTTCGCTTTCACTATCGCTGTCGCTGCCACACTCTTCAGCGCTTACATTGGCTGGCGAGCAATTCGGGGAGATGAAAGAGATGCTTGGATTCGGGGAGTCGCCATCGCCTTTGCTGCTACAGGCGGTACTAACTTTCGCCGTGCTGACTTAACCGATGCTAACTTCACATCTGCCACACTCAAAAGTACCGACTTAAGACAAACTACTCTTACCCGTACTTGCTTTCATCAAACCCAAAAACTCGATCGCGTTCGCCCTGGCATGACCTATATTAAAGATACTCAGGTGCGACAACTATTAATTACCCGACAGGGACAAGCTCAGAACTTTGACCGCAAAAACCTGCGCGGTGTTAACTTGCAAGGTGCAAACCTAGCCGATGCTAGTTTTATTGGCGCTGATTTAAGCGAAGCCAACTTACAAGATACTGATTTATCCAGAGCCAAACTCGTCCAAACCCAACTCGATTACACCGACTTAACCGGAGCTACATTAACAGGTGCTTGTATTGAAGATTGGGGTATCACTCCGGAAACCCAACTTAATGGTATCAAGTGTGATTATGTCTTCATGCGCCTAGAGGATAAGCTTGACCCCAATCCCCACCGCAAACCGGATGATTGGAATAAGAACTTTGAAGATGGCGAATTTGCCGACTTCATCGCGCCCATGGTACAAACCCTTGACCTCTATCACAACCAAGTGGATGACCCCCGTTTAATTGCCATCGCGTTCCAACAGCTTACTGAAACCCATCCTGACGCTGAACTAGATATTGTATCCATTGAAAAACGGGGAAAGCATCGCGATAAAGTGTTAATTCGTGCTGAAACGTCACCTCAGGCAAACCGTTCTGAACTGCATCACGACTATTTCACGACTTATAATGATTTGCAAGCCTTGTCCCCGGCGGCGCTACAACAACTGTTAGCGGAGAAAGATGGACAGGTTAAGAGGCTGACAGGTTTAGTGGAAGCAGCAATTAAGCGTCCTGGAATTTATGCCCAAACTTATTATAGTCAAGGAGATACAATGTCTGAAAGTAAAGGGAATATCAGCATAACCAGTGGAGATGGCAGTAAAATCAGTGGACTTGCAGGTGCAGGGGAAAGTATAACGGGTTCAGCCATTGGTGAAATTAGCGGTACTGTTAGTGTTGCCATCAATGAATTACCGGAGTCTCCCGAACCGGATAAACCGGGAATCAAAGAACTTTTGGCACAACTGCAAGCCGCGATTGAAGCGGAATCCAATTTAGATGAAGACGATAAAGCGGAGGCGTTAGAACAGGTAAAACTGTTAGCCGACGCGGGGAAAAATCCCCAGGAAAAGGGGAATCAGAAAATGGCGAAACGAGCCACAACGATGTTAAAAGGAATTATTGTCGGATTACCGACGGCGGCGACGTTGTTTGAAGCGTGGAATAAGTTGCAACCGTTGATTACAAAATTATTCGGTTTGTGA
- a CDS encoding diaminopimelate decarboxylase family protein — MNHDQELLNIYGSPLYVYQGDRLRDTIHYITYAVPYPRTRFQFASVTNGNIALLQIFQQEGWGLHGNTPGDIYLGLKAGFAPDKIVYSGSNLNYPEMEQVLHWGITTLNLDSISQLDLCCQVYQSLTPKLPRLNLGLRLNVPELTGDSRIGVRPKEFPDALKITQSAGLQLQGIHFYRGTGTNATKAFTQVIDSLCEIGQQLPDWDYLDFGGGFGYPYQGNGVTFDWQGFGQAITQKLETIGRPIDLIIEPGRAAIAGCASLLAKVVSVKWQNGKQIVGVDTTVANLSVPSVHGGYRKIISFTDNQGEQYPTDVCGNTTYSRDYLGRNCQLPALKIGDVIAILDSGAYGYAMSSHFLHRPRPAEVLVEQGTHRLIRKREDYSVLLKNQIFA; from the coding sequence ATGAATCATGACCAAGAATTACTGAATATCTACGGTTCACCCCTCTACGTGTATCAAGGCGATCGCCTACGGGATACAATTCATTATATTACTTACGCTGTCCCCTATCCGCGCACTCGGTTCCAATTTGCCAGCGTGACCAATGGTAATATTGCGTTGCTGCAAATCTTCCAGCAAGAGGGGTGGGGACTCCATGGGAATACTCCCGGAGATATCTATTTGGGTTTAAAGGCGGGATTTGCCCCAGATAAGATTGTTTACAGTGGCAGTAATTTAAATTATCCAGAAATGGAGCAAGTTCTTCACTGGGGAATTACCACCTTAAATTTAGATAGTATTTCCCAATTGGATTTATGCTGTCAAGTCTATCAGTCCTTAACCCCAAAATTACCCCGATTAAACTTAGGATTACGGTTAAATGTACCCGAATTAACCGGGGATAGCCGCATTGGAGTTAGACCCAAAGAATTCCCGGATGCGCTGAAAATTACCCAATCAGCCGGATTACAACTCCAAGGTATCCATTTCTATCGTGGAACCGGAACCAATGCTACCAAAGCTTTTACTCAAGTAATTGATTCCTTATGCGAGATTGGTCAACAATTACCGGATTGGGACTATTTAGACTTTGGCGGTGGATTTGGCTATCCTTATCAGGGGAATGGCGTCACTTTTGATTGGCAAGGATTTGGTCAGGCGATAACCCAGAAACTAGAGACAATCGGCAGACCTATAGACTTAATTATAGAACCTGGACGTGCCGCGATCGCAGGATGTGCGTCCTTGTTGGCAAAAGTCGTTTCTGTTAAGTGGCAAAACGGCAAACAAATCGTCGGCGTTGATACCACCGTGGCGAATTTATCCGTTCCTTCGGTACATGGTGGCTATCGAAAAATTATCAGTTTTACCGATAACCAGGGTGAACAGTATCCCACCGATGTCTGTGGAAATACCACCTATTCACGGGATTACTTGGGACGCAATTGTCAACTCCCGGCGTTAAAGATTGGAGATGTTATCGCGATTCTCGACAGCGGTGCTTACGGATACGCCATGTCGTCCCATTTCTTACATCGTCCGCGTCCGGCTGAAGTGTTAGTCGAACAGGGAACTCACCGATTAATCAGAAAACGGGAAGATTATAGTGTTTTGTTAAAAAATCAGATATTTGCTTAA
- a CDS encoding potassium channel family protein, whose product MACLYRTFSPPSMRLNSPTYFTLLLLMNIVLGVFVFHYGLSISYIDAVYFVVTIVTTIGFGDFNLAAAPLGIKIYGIYLMLSGAGGYAILFSLVVDRLIKNKLLEITGKKTYKMENHVIICGFGKVGQKILDTLLLLGDSVLVIEKNEETQIDLLQNQNIPYIIGDICQAETLTKAAVAKCKAIIFCTDNDLANLEGALTAQEIEPNVRIVLRIYDQTLARKIQNGFNLKLVFSTSTLAAPTFAQAAHDENIISTTRVQNEVFLTTKILITSQSQLDGIRFAELQNQLEVAGLVLYKANGRQIRFPQADEVLQGGDEMIVTISRDSYKTIKRLNKRKQ is encoded by the coding sequence ATGGCGTGTCTCTACCGTACTTTTTCACCCCCTTCAATGCGGCTCAACTCTCCCACCTATTTTACTCTTCTCTTACTCATGAACATTGTTTTAGGAGTATTCGTTTTTCATTATGGTTTATCTATCAGTTATATTGATGCCGTTTATTTTGTCGTCACGATTGTCACGACAATTGGGTTCGGGGATTTTAATTTAGCTGCTGCACCGTTAGGAATTAAAATTTATGGGATATACCTGATGTTATCAGGGGCTGGGGGCTATGCCATTCTATTTAGTTTAGTGGTGGATCGGTTAATTAAGAATAAGCTCTTGGAGATAACAGGAAAAAAAACGTATAAGATGGAAAATCATGTAATTATCTGCGGCTTTGGTAAAGTTGGACAAAAGATACTCGACACGTTGTTATTGTTAGGGGATTCGGTTCTGGTTATTGAGAAAAATGAAGAGACACAGATTGATCTCCTACAAAATCAAAATATTCCTTATATTATTGGGGATATTTGTCAAGCCGAAACCCTAACGAAAGCAGCGGTTGCTAAGTGCAAAGCCATTATTTTTTGTACGGATAATGATTTAGCGAATTTAGAAGGTGCATTAACCGCGCAGGAAATTGAGCCAAATGTGCGGATAGTATTGAGAATTTATGACCAAACCTTAGCCCGAAAAATTCAGAATGGATTTAATCTTAAACTGGTGTTTTCCACATCCACATTAGCCGCACCGACATTTGCCCAAGCCGCCCATGATGAAAATATTATTAGTACCACACGGGTGCAAAATGAGGTATTTTTAACCACAAAAATTTTGATTACATCCCAGAGTCAGTTGGATGGGATACGCTTTGCTGAGTTACAGAATCAGTTAGAAGTGGCGGGGTTAGTGTTATATAAAGCCAATGGGCGGCAAATTCGATTTCCCCAAGCCGATGAGGTATTACAGGGAGGTGATGAGATGATTGTTACGATTAGTCGAGACAGTTATAAAACGATTAAACGGTTGAATAAACGAAAACAATAA
- a CDS encoding asparagine synthetase B family protein — translation MRWLLSRLTDQQVRKPIPSVHPGWLLAWGQFRAEPPDCTLLIPNQLAVTQIQPAFSPQAEYGVVGDIWLSNSARLLQQVGIEPGEWRGTDQALVALLWERWGQDCLEYLEGVFGLAIWHQPSQRLWLVRDRVGGRTLYYTTVGSSCWIAPRLRTLRPHHSADLDLVALRDYLSCAFVPGERTLWQQVRELRPGTVLQLPDGQPNYYWQPQEHIAHPQQSLAWHSQQLRSRLDQVVQEYLPINEPVGVYLSGGLDSSCITALAAKFHQHPVHTYSIHFGADCPNELEFSNLVAHHCHTQHHILEITPEQMWQQLPITMAQLDDPIGDPLTVPNYLLAQLAKETVKVILNGEGGDPCFGGPKNQPMLLKQLYGSPENNPNLVVAYLNSFKKCAPDLPKLFKPEIWDAVKSVPSVFEADLLSSAQYLNRLMGLNIKFKGADHILTKVNNLTRSAGLDGRSPLFDQRIVQMAMEIPPEYKLAGNQEKAVLKQAVADILPREIIQRPKSGMMVPVQFWFRHYWQRQTKALLLSKKSAISPYLNQSLIRDWIEYRGDTWRRYGVKLWLLVSLEYWLN, via the coding sequence ATGAGATGGTTATTGTCCCGATTAACTGATCAACAGGTTAGGAAACCCATTCCCTCGGTTCACCCAGGTTGGTTGTTAGCCTGGGGGCAATTTCGCGCTGAACCCCCTGATTGTACGTTATTAATTCCTAACCAGTTAGCGGTAACGCAGATTCAACCCGCTTTTAGTCCTCAAGCAGAGTATGGGGTGGTGGGGGATATTTGGTTAAGTAATTCTGCCCGATTATTGCAACAGGTGGGAATTGAACCTGGGGAGTGGCGGGGAACCGATCAAGCGTTGGTGGCGCTGCTGTGGGAACGCTGGGGACAAGATTGTTTAGAGTATCTGGAAGGGGTATTTGGACTAGCGATTTGGCATCAACCGAGTCAGAGGTTGTGGTTGGTGCGCGATCGCGTCGGCGGTCGGACGTTATATTATACGACTGTGGGTTCCTCTTGCTGGATTGCGCCTCGGTTAAGAACCCTGCGCCCCCACCATTCAGCCGACTTAGATTTAGTCGCCCTGCGGGATTATTTATCTTGTGCTTTTGTCCCTGGAGAACGCACGCTTTGGCAACAGGTGCGGGAATTGCGCCCAGGTACGGTGTTGCAGTTACCTGATGGACAACCCAACTATTACTGGCAACCACAAGAGCACATTGCCCATCCTCAGCAAAGTTTAGCATGGCACTCTCAGCAGTTGCGATCGCGCCTCGATCAGGTGGTTCAAGAGTACTTACCTATCAATGAACCGGTGGGGGTTTATTTATCGGGGGGATTGGATTCCAGTTGCATCACCGCACTCGCCGCTAAGTTTCATCAGCATCCGGTTCATACCTACTCGATTCATTTTGGCGCAGATTGTCCCAATGAATTAGAATTTTCCAATTTAGTTGCCCACCATTGCCACACGCAACACCATATCTTAGAAATTACCCCAGAACAGATGTGGCAGCAATTACCGATAACCATGGCACAGTTGGATGATCCGATTGGTGATCCGTTAACAGTTCCCAATTATTTGTTAGCGCAACTGGCAAAGGAAACGGTTAAAGTTATTCTCAATGGCGAAGGGGGAGATCCCTGTTTTGGTGGACCGAAAAATCAGCCCATGTTACTCAAGCAGTTATATGGTTCTCCGGAAAATAATCCTAATTTAGTAGTGGCTTATTTGAACTCCTTTAAAAAATGTGCTCCAGATTTGCCGAAGTTGTTTAAACCGGAAATCTGGGACGCGGTTAAATCTGTGCCATCTGTCTTTGAGGCGGATCTGTTGTCCTCGGCACAGTATTTGAATCGGTTAATGGGACTGAATATTAAATTTAAAGGGGCAGATCATATTTTAACCAAGGTGAATAATCTGACTCGTTCCGCTGGATTAGATGGGCGTTCTCCTTTATTTGATCAGCGCATTGTACAAATGGCAATGGAGATCCCGCCGGAATATAAACTTGCCGGAAATCAGGAGAAAGCCGTTCTCAAGCAAGCGGTTGCGGATATCTTACCTAGGGAAATTATTCAGCGACCCAAAAGCGGGATGATGGTTCCAGTGCAGTTTTGGTTCCGCCATTATTGGCAACGACAAACCAAGGCATTGTTGTTGTCCAAAAAATCGGCAATATCGCCGTATTTGAATCAGTCATTAATTCGCGATTGGATTGAGTATCGTGGAGATACATGGAGACGATATGGGGTTAAACTTTGGTTGCTGGTGAGTTTAGAATATTGGCTGAATTGA